From the genome of Alkalimarinus coralli:
AACTTAAGCCCTTTGCTGCCTTTATAAATATTTAGGTTAACCGGCATCATTAAGTCTGAAACGCCGTAGCTATTAACCTCCATATTTTCGATATAACCCGTCCCTGCAATGACCGCATCTTCGATACCAATCCCCAGAAATTCGATCTCGGTATCCAGGTCATCAATACCAAACCCTGCCTGCAGGTTTATCACACTGGATGCTTCATCTATCCGAATCTTTAGCTCTGAAGCAACCCCCGTAAAACTTAGATTGGACAGCAATGTGGTATGACTTGTTCCGTTTGACTGCATCAATCGCCAAGCACCTGTAGATACGCCAAAGTCAACCAGGTTGCCGTATGCTGGCAGCGGCTTGGCCACAATCCACAAATCACCATCATTGGCAACATCAATATCCAGCTTAATGCCATCCAGCATATCGCCGGAGTGAGAACCGGGCCCCCAGTCAATACCGAAGTACTCCTGTTTGTTTGCTCCCCCTATCAGAATATCCTCAATGGCTATGCTGCCTCCATCGGTATAGCGGAACTCACCCATTTTTACCTTTGCACTTAAATCAATGGATATACCCGCCTGCCCTGTCACCTCACCCAGCAAACCATCATCAAGCGGTTTAATCTCCGCGTATGACACGACAGGCAAAATGGAAAGTGCAGAAACAAGCAGCTTCTTTTTTAAATCCATCATAATTTTCCTTTTTTTATTTATGAGAGACCTTTGCACGACGTGACGAGCGAAGCAAAGACAAGGCAAAAAATGAAGAAAAAGCGCAGCTTATGTGTAATAAGTCTCGGTCGACTCTGGAGAGCGCACAATTTTGAGTCATTTTTTAACGCTGTATTTGTAAGCGCAGTAGTCGTGCTAAGGTCTCTATGACTTACTTAATGATCACCCTCTCTCTACCTCATTACTCCCCTATACAGTAATAAAGAGCGGGCAACCCCATAAGTTCTGACAACCAATAAAACCGGTTTCGATTTAACCTTACAACCAAAAAAAAACCACCCGACAAGGGTGGTTTTTTCTTATACCAAAGATGGCTCGATCTTAGTGACCGTAAACATCCATAGTCGCTGTAACTTCAAGATCAGTGATGTAAACACTACCGATTGAAGTTCCGCCGATGTAGATATCTTCCATATCCATATCTGCAGAGAAGTCTTTAACGTCTACGAATAGACCTTTAGAGCTAGCAGAAACAACCGCTGCTGCGTGTGCGTAACCA
Proteins encoded in this window:
- a CDS encoding DUF6160 family protein, with the translated sequence MMDLKKKLLVSALSILPVVSYAEIKPLDDGLLGEVTGQAGISIDLSAKVKMGEFRYTDGGSIAIEDILIGGANKQEYFGIDWGPGSHSGDMLDGIKLDIDVANDGDLWIVAKPLPAYGNLVDFGVSTGAWRLMQSNGTSHTTLLSNLSFTGVASELKIRIDEASSVINLQAGFGIDDLDTEIEFLGIGIEDAVIAGTGYIENMEVNSYGVSDLMMPVNLNIYKGSKGLKFDVVQFEADIVLPTINIGGASIGSVYVNDLKLNGSTLEIYGH